One stretch of Deltaproteobacteria bacterium DNA includes these proteins:
- a CDS encoding 4Fe-4S binding protein translates to MGKVMRKIIEIDEELCNGCGKCVPSCAEGAIQILNGKARIVSERFCDGLGACIGDCPTGALSIVEREAEEFDEAEAHAHVSRIKAMGQTIPCGCPSNQVQTFTPGVTQTHEKVRPMTKVSMPSALSHWPVQIRLVPPTAPFLKGSSLLIAADCVPVAHPSFHRDLLHGRTVLLGCPKFDDRDYYVERLAEVFLNAEVRDVTLAVMEVPCCSAMEVIIQKAMKQAGREIPVRKIVVGIRGDILS, encoded by the coding sequence ATGGGAAAAGTCATGCGAAAGATCATTGAAATAGACGAGGAACTTTGCAACGGATGCGGAAAGTGTGTGCCCAGCTGCGCCGAGGGCGCCATCCAGATCTTGAACGGCAAGGCCCGTATCGTATCCGAGCGGTTCTGCGACGGCCTCGGGGCCTGCATCGGGGACTGCCCTACCGGCGCGCTCAGTATCGTAGAGCGGGAGGCCGAGGAGTTCGACGAGGCCGAAGCCCATGCCCATGTCTCACGGATAAAGGCCATGGGGCAGACGATTCCTTGCGGTTGCCCCTCCAACCAGGTCCAGACATTTACGCCGGGGGTGACGCAAACTCACGAAAAGGTGCGTCCCATGACAAAGGTCTCTATGCCATCGGCCCTCTCCCACTGGCCGGTCCAGATCCGGCTCGTTCCCCCGACCGCACCCTTTCTGAAAGGCTCGAGCCTTCTTATTGCGGCAGACTGCGTCCCTGTCGCGCACCCGTCGTTTCACAGAGACCTCTTGCATGGCAGAACGGTCCTCCTCGGCTGTCCCAAGTTCGACGACAGAGACTATTACGTGGAGAGATTGGCAGAGGTCTTCCTGAACGCCGAGGTCAGGGATGTCACCCTCGCGGTCATGGAGGTTCCGTGCTGTTCAGCCATGGAGGTCATCATACAAAAGGCCATGAAACAGGCGGGACGAGAGATTCCCGTCCGAAAGATCGTAGTCGGGATCAGGGGGGATATCCTCTCCTGA
- a CDS encoding ATPase produces the protein MSLEKKILVLGSRATITNLPVQEVRMLAQGSLPDYGYDPGDFIELLAGNVTVEEGRSEQFLTWLSSFLTTAGLTPQIRTLAYGRERKIFQIFKQLRFLDGSSGHGWFMVHQILPPGGRHVEAEEFDLAQYPREHLCGNAGIIVIDDGGAPPAIACQMKELNPEAWVVAMGISAARWEEWAGEFGESFVLFCRRSDLDTSRMEMDAAILWESVCAMILRALKSPEVGLWDANQARFRCHVIVQMYPGGILYAGPCGIYFRHREGRGSRPDRGSNRRTGSVPCYDTLAPAMLVVDCLRLGEVPAQRNFFYDYSKRVLRHWVQIFVHGYYFTDGLEFPNLDFVSTYPNGAPASFLDRGDDVYFFDLPQPGPDFDRTLELVSSQEWSMERKAALRSFLRPTRGIEERTLGLGQACALRPEYFRVILSVLHRLKEEVNRRGGFDDLRLFRMGAFVTVDPAEIEPVISLQGVMESYVTKEFVKRPLCIGVFGPPGSGKSFAVEEVSRIVARRFTVNPFELFQFNLTQFSGPEEINSAIDLVRASVAKGKIPIAFWDEFDCRYNGDEFGYLRYFLPSMQDGVTYVHGTPRYIGRSIFVFAGGVKESWNDMLGLLARQDKSAWNTVKALKIPDFMSRLRVVMDIEGIEIPDRLLSDSASPEELDELHRILIKRAFVIAHQMNTHWKKAARKTSGLLLRLLLARYKFGARSLEAVIETSQAEDRIVYGLPELIPPSAARIHAEWRVDLERRVDKVRKELGLRGVW, from the coding sequence ATGTCTCTTGAGAAAAAGATCCTTGTCCTAGGTTCCCGAGCGACCATAACAAACCTGCCAGTACAGGAGGTCCGGATGCTCGCCCAGGGGAGCCTTCCTGACTACGGCTACGATCCTGGTGATTTCATTGAGCTTCTCGCAGGAAACGTCACTGTGGAGGAGGGGCGTTCGGAACAGTTTCTCACGTGGCTTTCGTCCTTTCTGACGACAGCCGGCCTCACCCCCCAGATTCGAACCTTAGCGTATGGCAGGGAAAGAAAGATCTTCCAGATCTTCAAGCAGTTGAGGTTTCTCGATGGATCGAGCGGGCATGGATGGTTCATGGTCCATCAGATCCTGCCGCCGGGTGGACGCCATGTGGAGGCAGAGGAATTTGACCTGGCGCAATATCCCAGGGAGCATCTTTGTGGAAACGCCGGGATCATCGTAATAGACGATGGAGGTGCCCCGCCCGCAATCGCGTGCCAGATGAAGGAGCTGAACCCGGAGGCGTGGGTCGTGGCCATGGGGATATCTGCTGCACGTTGGGAGGAATGGGCCGGAGAGTTCGGGGAATCGTTCGTCCTTTTTTGCCGCCGTTCCGATCTCGATACGTCCCGCATGGAGATGGATGCGGCCATCCTCTGGGAGTCGGTCTGCGCCATGATCCTGAGGGCGCTCAAGAGCCCGGAGGTGGGCCTCTGGGACGCCAACCAGGCTCGCTTTCGGTGTCATGTCATCGTTCAGATGTATCCAGGGGGGATTCTGTATGCTGGGCCCTGTGGCATCTATTTCAGGCACAGGGAGGGTAGGGGGAGTCGACCCGACAGGGGCTCGAACCGGCGGACCGGGTCCGTTCCCTGCTATGACACCTTGGCCCCAGCCATGCTCGTCGTAGACTGTCTTAGACTTGGAGAAGTGCCTGCCCAGCGGAATTTTTTTTACGACTATTCCAAACGGGTCCTTCGGCACTGGGTCCAGATCTTTGTCCATGGGTATTATTTTACAGACGGGCTCGAGTTCCCAAACCTGGATTTCGTCTCCACCTATCCCAATGGGGCCCCGGCCAGTTTCCTCGATCGCGGAGATGATGTGTATTTTTTCGATCTTCCGCAGCCAGGTCCCGATTTCGACCGTACCCTCGAACTCGTCTCATCCCAGGAATGGAGCATGGAGAGGAAGGCCGCCCTCAGGTCTTTCCTGCGTCCGACCCGGGGTATTGAAGAGAGGACGCTCGGCCTGGGACAGGCCTGCGCGCTCCGCCCCGAATACTTCCGGGTGATCCTCTCTGTTCTCCACCGCCTGAAAGAGGAGGTCAACCGCAGGGGCGGTTTCGACGACCTGCGCCTCTTCAGGATGGGTGCCTTTGTCACGGTCGATCCCGCGGAGATCGAGCCCGTCATCTCTCTCCAAGGGGTGATGGAAAGCTACGTCACAAAGGAATTCGTGAAGCGCCCACTTTGCATCGGCGTCTTCGGCCCTCCAGGATCCGGCAAATCCTTCGCTGTGGAAGAGGTGTCCCGAATCGTGGCGCGAAGGTTTACGGTAAATCCCTTTGAGTTGTTCCAGTTCAACCTCACCCAGTTTTCCGGTCCTGAGGAGATCAACTCGGCAATCGATCTCGTGAGGGCGTCGGTGGCAAAGGGGAAGATCCCCATCGCCTTCTGGGACGAGTTCGACTGCCGTTACAACGGCGACGAGTTCGGATATCTCCGTTATTTCCTACCCTCCATGCAGGACGGGGTTACATACGTCCACGGCACACCTCGCTACATCGGGCGCTCCATCTTTGTTTTCGCAGGCGGGGTCAAGGAGTCTTGGAACGACATGCTGGGGCTTCTTGCCCGGCAGGATAAGTCCGCTTGGAATACGGTCAAAGCACTCAAGATCCCGGACTTCATGAGCAGGCTCCGTGTAGTCATGGACATCGAGGGGATAGAGATTCCGGACCGCCTTCTCAGCGATTCGGCCAGCCCCGAAGAGCTGGACGAACTGCACCGGATTCTCATAAAACGGGCCTTTGTCATCGCCCACCAGATGAACACCCACTGGAAGAAGGCCGCGCGGAAGACCTCAGGCCTTTTGCTCCGGCTTCTCCTTGCGCGCTACAAGTTCGGGGCACGGTCCCTTGAGGCGGTCATCGAAACGAGCCAGGCCGAGGATCGTATCGTTTACGGCCTTCCGGAGCTCATCCCTCCCTCGGCCGCCCGGATCCACGCCGAATGGAGGGTGGATCTCGAGCGGCGGGTGGACAAGGTGCGCAAGGAGTTGGGGCTTCGCGGGGTCTGGTAG